The Vicia villosa cultivar HV-30 ecotype Madison, WI unplaced genomic scaffold, Vvil1.0 ctg.000114F_1_1, whole genome shotgun sequence DNA window CCAGTTATATCCATAatcattttttatatgattaaaaaCGAAAACGACATACTTGGCGCGTCGTTTTATCTTCTATTTTTCTCCACTTTGTTCCGTGAAAtgaaacaatgaacaagagacaAGTTTTTCAAGTTTCAAGTTCTAACAAGGTGAATTTCACTTCCTACATAtctcttgcttcttcttcttccttcataCTTCAATGCTGCTTCTAACTATATCTTCCTTACAGAATGCGGTTTTGCTTTGTTTCTCACTATTTGCAGTTTCAATCTTGTAAATTTCATGGCTCACTTTATGAACATACGTCATCAACCAGTTTTCTTAAACATTTCATGTTTCTATGATTCCACCAAGTTGGTTAAACATAAAGCATGTTCTTATCTTCCAAACCTTGCCAAATTTCAGAAATATAACGGTGCCCTTTGTGCCACTCAaggttattttatttacttatggTGTTTTTTTTTATTCTCCATATGTTATCTATTTCTGTGTTTCAATTGATGTTTTAATTTTGACAGGTAATGGAGAGTTAACAGGTCATGTTATCAACTCATTCAACCATAAGGTAATAATACACTTTATAAGTTATTTGGAAATGGATTCTCTAACTTTCAATTCCTTAACTTTATGTGACTCTAGCACACACGCTTGTATGCAAACCCTCTGGACTTAATGAAATGATGTGTTATTAGCTGTGTAATTTTGCTGTTGTTAGGTTTacattaataatggaggagagttGAATGGTATTCCTCATATACAAACTCTTAGAGAATTTCCTAGAGAGGAGCTTTTCGGAAAAGTCGTCATGGTTAGATTTGATTCCAACATATTGCTCAAGCAAGAGCATAACCAGAAGAACCAATCAGATTTTAATGCACTGTTTACAATTAAATATTTACATGAAGCTGAAGCAAAAGTTATTCTAGTAAGTGATTGCAAAACAAATACTTCAGAATTTCACTCTGAATCAGTTGTAGGTACTCTCTTAAAGCCTTTCTTGCAATCCTTGTGTTTATTTTCCACGTGAAGTTTGGCTATTATGGGAACGAAATGGTTATAGCAATTGTAGTTTAATTTATTGAACTTCCATACTAGAGAAATGATTATCTCTATGCTGTAGATTTCTTATCAGGAATTCTCCAAATACAAGTTGTTCCACTGCAAGGCATTTTCTGTAAGAAGCTATCAGAGATTAAAGACCTCCAGAAAGAGAATATCTATCTTATTGAGAGTCTTTATAATATCAAAGACGAAGTTGCTAATTGTTTGAAGTTTTCTAGAGTATTATCGACAGGAGTTGATATCTTTGTCAACGACTCCTTCTCGAACTCTCATAAAGTTCTAGCATCAACCGTTGGTGTTACTCGTTTCTGCTATGCTTGTTTAGCTGGTTTTCACTTTGAGGAGAATCTTCGTCTCGTGAAAAACTTAGCAGAAACCAACAAGAAACCGTATGTAGCAATTGTATGCCTCTTCTATTGTCTTAGCAAGAAATAACTCTTCAAGACAAACTCTAATTCTAGTATCGTGTATCGATAAAGTTATTCACCGTTTGTTTCTCATAAAATTCAGATAGGAGGGGGTAATCTTGCCGAGAAAGCAGCTTCCTTTCGGTTTTTAGCCTCCAGATGCCAAGGTTTTGTTTTTGTTGGAATGATGTCATTTCAAATAATGCACGCATTAGGAGTACAAGTTCCCGTTGATTTTGTCGACCATAAAGCATTAAAGGAAGCTCTAGATATATTGAAACTTGCTCGCGATAACAATGTGAAGATATTGTATCCAAAGGATTTTTGGTGCAGGAATAAAAATGATCCAAAGCAATCGCATGTTTTTCCTTCTCTTGGAATTTTGGATGGTGAGATACTTTTCAAATTGATAAATTCATTGTCTTATTCAGCAAATAAATTTGATCCATATTAAACTTTGATCTAGGTTGGGTGCCTATTGACCTTGGACCTATAACATTGGATGAAATCGGTTCCTTTCTTACAGATTGTAAGGTAAAATAGTAATTTACTTATGAGTTGTGCGATTTCGAACCCCGTGCGGCATGATGTTTAGTACAAAGTGTTGTAAAACAATGACTATAGCGTCGTAGAATTTGAAAAATGCACTATTTTCCAATATCCGCAGTTGACAATATTGATACTTACAATTGGTagtaatattttcatttttagatAGTGGTTTTTGCTTCAATTACAGAAAATACTTTGGATTGGTCCAGTGAAACTTGCTGATGGAAGTGAACACGCAAATGGAGGATCTAAATTGGCGAAAATTCTTGATCAACTAAGCAAAGAAAACTGTGAAACAACTGTTGTTGGGACTACAGCATGCAATCTTGTGACACAAGAAACAAGTCCACTATCATCTATAAACATGGTTGAGAATGCTTCAGTAGTATGGGAATTTCTCAAAGGAAGAAAACTCCCCGGTGTTATGGCTGTCGATAGagtatgtttatatttaatcctCTACCCTAAATTTCAAGATTATAATCCAATCATATGGTAGTGACACATTTTGCAGGCGTACCCTTTTGAAATCAAGTGGAACAGCGTTTACTCGGACCCAACTCAATCTCTTGTGGTTGACATTGGAAGTggtacttttattttttttatatgtaataatatttattatgtgCATATCTATTAGTTCTCAAACTCACATTTGATCTCAAAATGACAGGCAATGgactttttctttttgaaatggCTAGAAGGAGGAAAGATTTGAACTTTCTCGGTTTGGAAATGAATGAAAAGGTTTCATATTTGTTACATCACCTGCCTTGTTTGTTCCTAATCTCTTTCGCTAttcttgtttttttctttaaCGATTAATATATTTTGCAGCTTGTTTTGCGCTGTTTGGATTCTACTCAACAGTTTGGCATAAAGAATGGGTAATGCTGTTGCTTTCAACAGTTTGTTTAACTTCCTATGCTTGGCTTTCCTGATTTATCTATTCTATTTTTAGGCACTTCATTGCTACTAATGCAACATCGACATTTCGTTCAATTGTTTCTTCTTACCCAGGAGAGTTAGTTCTTGTATCAATACAGGTACTATCACCGTTATCTTCTATGTCATTAGTTCTGCTATGTATACGTTTTCATTGATGCCGTTCTCTTTTATGTTTGCAGTGTCCAAACCCTGATTTCAATAAACCTGAACATAGATGGAGAATGCTGCAAAGATCTTTAATCGAAGCAGTGGTGGATCTTCTAGCATCTGGTGGAAAGGTAATTAGACTCTAAAGAAGTTCTTCACTTGTACTCTTTGAGTAGTTTTGAGTTTAATGATATTGAGCTTGATTAGATTCTCAACATTGATCAGGTCTTCTTGCAATCTGATGTAGAAGAAGTAGCAATGAGAATGAAAGAGCAATTTTCAAGATATAGCAAGAATAAGCTTGTTATGGAACATGGCCAAAGTGAATGGCTGGATGAAAACCCGTTTGGAGTTAAGTCAGATTGGGAAAAACATGTTTTAGAGCGTGGAGCGCCTATGTATCGAATGTTGTTTTCTAAATCATCTGAGATAAGAAGTGAAGTTTCAGTTTCAAATGATGTGATTCAGAAAGTTGGTTAATTCATGAACCAATTGAATTATACATAGCTCAAGTTTGATTATTTTATAAATCAAGCTTAACTAGTTAATCGTCATATCGTGACACAAACTAATTTTGAGTTTATGTTGTTCATTGTATGCTTTAAAATTACTATTTTTTTGCAAAAGCTTTAAGATTACAGATTTATAGAAGAAAAAACATATTTGTCTAAAAAACAAGTAAATATTGAATACATGTTCGGTAGAAAGATAGACAATGACATGTTTGTCTAACCGTTTCTTCTATGTGTTTTGTTCTATATATTTTTATCACATTTTATTGTATAATATGATTTTTAAACTAATGCATCTTGGAATAATATGTATGTTATTTAAGTGTATCAAAACATCAACTAATATTCATGATGTATAATTTAAGTGTTAGGGATGTTTTTTACCTCCTTATAATCAAATTTAAATTTCCTTTATTATCGTGATCTCTAATTAAGATGaagaattaaaatttaaactCGTTCAAAATAGATTTAGGTTAGGTTCTAACATCTATATAATGCTACCATTTatgtagtaaaaataattttttttaatatttgtttttcaaatgaaattatattataaataataaaatacaataatttcaaaaaaaaaaaaaaatatatatatatatatatatatatatatatatatatatatatatatatatatatatatatatatatatatatatatatatatatatataaagtataaataaaaatatcaaagtaTTTATCATATGTTTAATATTCtaaatcatcaaaattaaataataaaatatataataaattcaagcGCATGGATCATTTCCAGCGCTTTTTGTTCGGTCTCCCATCATGTTTCAAATCCAACCACCACAAATTTTTAAGGaaagaaattttaaataaaaaagtagcATTAAAGAGAACTCAAGGGTCAAGATTGCAACTGAAGCAATGGCTGTAGAGAAACAACAGGAGAGGATCCTGATCCTAAATTCAATGGGTAGGTTTGGGAGCACGGACAGATTTGGAGGTAGATACTAGTGCCTCCAATATTCCAcctttttcaattattttataattgaaaaatatataaatttaaatcttACTCAGTCAAAACTATTTTTTCGTCAAATTCAGAGCAAATACATATTAAGTTGTAAAGACTAGTTGAGAAcacatttgtaaaaaaaaaaaacaaataaaaatgatatagtTAGGTTTTATTTGGTAAGACATATTTTTGACCTTATAACTTATGTCTTGTGTCTTATaaactcatatgataatttagacccgtttggtaacggtcttttcatcacgagcttatagtttattttactaacttataacttatttttcagacgctatttcaaatagcgttttagcttatgtcttatagcttattactttttcttccttttttatccttactattttaattaaaatcaatttttaacccttataatttattttaatttaaaataaaataattatatattaaatatcttttatgtcattttacatttataagttaattgaaccgctaattttaccaaataattcaatgagcttataagttatcagtctcaaccatctgctataagctataagtcatcagccatctgtcataagctataagctatcagctagtttATCCGTTAACCGCTATTTTTATCAGACCCTTAGTTTAGAGAGtccatttattatttattatattgtggatttaaaattgaaaaatgtaTGACTTGTTAAGGataaatattttagaaaaatatctgaTAAAAAATTttgtaattaataattagtttataactattaattttgttttttataagtTCCTTCAACCGCAAGTAATCTCAATAGAGACGGAGACAAAAACACTATCTCTTTTAGTTAGGGTTTACATTTTATTTAGTTACATTGTAAGATTCTAATCTCTTATGGAAAGTTGGGATTCAAAATTTAGTTCATCACATTGTGTATGCAAAATCTAACCCTTAGTACTTTAGATTTGGATTTATATaatgataaatattatttttattttgaattcaaAATGCAACTGTGATTAGTTTTAAATTTGGTATATGAAGATTGATTTAAGAATTATATTATGTATTTGCGATAAGTTTAATAGGAGTTACGGTGCTTGCGTTAAGATACACATGAAGTTGTATGGTTATAATATGTAGAAAAATGATTTCCTCGCCTATCTGTTGAGTTAGATATTTATAACTTGGGTCCTTCTCTAGGAAGAACAGTTAATTCGCCTATAGGTTCCATCATACGCGATTCTACCTTGATCTAGTAGAGGGATAGTGGATGAGTAAtctctttcatttaagagatggAGTTAACCAATTAGTGGGACTTGGGATTATTCAGTTATGACTAAGAAAGTTCTATTAGTTTACTTAGAACTTGTCTTAACACGTAGCCCCATATGAAGTGATGGGACATGGAAAGTTCTCCCATGTTTTTTTCACATGACCTCACCCTACTTCTTTTTAGTACTTTATACGTTGCTTACAAGTTCGAAGTTCATGCACCAAAACTCTTGGTGCTTATTGAGCTCGAATAGTGACATAACGGTCCAGGACCTCAAGCAAGAGGCTTGTAAAGGAGAGGCAGTTAAATGAGAAACATGATCGTCCAAAGTCCCTCAAGCATGAAGGATGTAAGGGAAAATGATAAATCGAGAGACGTGACAGACCACAGTCCCTTAAATGTAAGGCCTCTAAGTGTGAAGCAATTCAGGGTGATAATATACACTAATCTAATGTTGTATATATGGTTGTAATTGAATTTGACAGTGGTCATTCAAAATAGTACAAACAATTGGTTTTTCATATCAAAGGGTTGAACTCCAAGACTTAAGTATGTAATTAATACTGGAAACGATTAAAAATGTCTTgggaataatcaattaatttagaTCGTCCATTGGCTTGCATGCCTGCTATCAGAGCCCTTGAGGTCTGCTGCATTAATGATGAATATATGTTAATGACAATTACTCGGCCTATAAAGGGTCATCATTTATGATTATGAAAGTATTTGTCTCCCTTCACGATACTTATCTTCCCAATATTCCAATGGTGCTTCTTAGTTAGATAGAGTATCGATAAGGCAACTTGTAGGATGTTTAAGGTAGACTGAGCGAATGATGTTGTATGATAAGGGAATGTATATAATaagtaggggtgttcatgggttggGTAAACCTAATAAACCCAGTCAAACCCACCCAAACCAATCCAAAAAAGTGGGTTGGGTCGGGTTATTGGGTGAATAtggttttcaaaaatgaaaacccaTTCAAAATAATTGGGTTATGGGTAAACCCACACCCAACCCATAAAACCCATGGGTTATTGAGTgactatattttttcttttttttttgtaatttgacaagtgatgactttgatgtttttaattttgcttgcttcaatttcaactttttgaacatcttttatgattttaacttatttaggatgccacattttgattattttgatgccAATTCTAATAAATTGCAAGTATTTTATGCAATTCTAGGTTTTACTGTAATGTAACTTTGCTTTCATTATAcattttttgatatttgatgtttaaaaaaaacagcagtaatatgttaaactatttattaagaaaaaaatgtaacatatcattaataattatataagaaaaaataatattgggtaacccattacccaacccaatccaacccacAAATTTGTGGTTTTACCCAAACCAACCCAATGATATTGTGGGTGGTTATTTTCCCTCACCCAAACCAGTGTACCATGTACGGGCTGGGTTATGGTTTTGGCTAAATTCAACCCAAAccgacccatgaacacccctaataaTAAGGTTCTTGACTTTTATCGATTCAACATTCTCGTACAATCCTAAAATGATTATGATGGAAATGTGGCCTTAAACTTGAACCTATTTTCCTAATAAAATCATTAGAGAATCTTTGAACATCAATCAGCACCCTAGATATAGTAGTAACCTTTCAAAGGCATTATATTACATGATGTCGATCGAGCTATTGAGATCTCCGAGAAATCACTTGACATCTCAATTAAACGATTGCATGCTTATGACCACAAGGCCATTCTCATAGGGTAGGATTCAAGCTGCCTCACAATGCGAGGAAGTGAAATCGGGCACAAGGGCTGATATGGGTTTTCAGAGCGAGTCCTTTACATGCATAACTTGGCAAACATACCTTTTTTTATAGGAGCTTCACTCGCCTCCTCCGATAAAATCTCCGACGATGGTGTTAAGTGTACGTAGATTTGGTTGgtcttatttcctttattatgGCCCTTTTATCTACTCAATGGGAGGCTTTTGGGTCGATCCCGCCAACATGGGAGTGATTCTCATCCAAAATTATATGGGACGCTCTGGACATATCTTCTCAAGTGATCCTCTTGGATAATGCACTCTATCTCTTTTTCAGTTGAAGGTAGTCATTTGTATGATAACCATTATCCACATGATATTTGCACCACTTATTGGGATCATTCCATATGACCTCCCCTTAGGAGTCAGAGGTTATAGAATAGTCTtggtgtggaaaacttctcactGTATATGTTATCATCTTGTGTCCAATGGTGTGTAATTCTATGTTTGTCTTTAAGAAGGTTGAAGGACGATTTATCACAAATATGTTGTGGGAAGTGGTTCCGACATTGATTGGAGGATTTAAATCTTTTGTTGTTGCGTTGTTTTGCATCTATTGTCATCTTCTCAGTATTAGAATTGCATATTATTGATCAATGATAATATATGAGGATATGTCGATGAAATCTAACCCCGAGAAGTTTTCTCAAATGTTTAcaccaaatttttatttattttctgttatttcaACTAGCCAGATACCTGTGTggccgcacgggtaaatttatttaatacgatATAAAGTGTATTCAGATATATATCTAAATTTGAAATTagctattaattttaaaatgaataacaATTAGATAAAagcaattatattaaaatataaagagaaaatgagactattgaattgaaagaaaattgaatgtttaatatttgaaaataaggattttatttttttaaattaaggtaattgttgattaaaataaaatatgtattgtgTCGACAATGATTcgtaaaataaaaagtttatttgATTCGATATAAAATAtacttatatataaatataaatttgaaatgaatcacttaattctaaaataaaaaataattatgtgaaTTCAATTGCAATAAATAATCttgcaaaaagaaaataaaaacttgtgagaataagaaagaaaaaaagagaaaatttttaaaaccagaattttgttttttaaatcaaGACAgatttttgattaaaataaaataaatattatattaacaaTGACATGTGAGAcaagaaaaattattaaatacgatataaattaatatattaagaCACAAATgtgaaatttaaaatgatttatttggaaaaaaagatattatataaaattcaaattcagtccatttaattaataaatctattttttttttcttatcatTTATTTCGTAAATTAAGTTCAACgatttatttatc harbors:
- the LOC131624307 gene encoding phosphoglycerate kinase, cytosolic-like, which produces MAHFMNIRHQPVFLNISCFYDSTKLVKHKACSYLPNLAKFQKYNGALCATQGNGELTGHVINSFNHKVYINNGGELNGIPHIQTLREFPREELFGKVVMVRFDSNILLKQEHNQKNQSDFNALFTIKYLHEAEAKVILVSDCKTNTSEFHSESVVDFLSGILQIQVVPLQGIFCKKLSEIKDLQKENIYLIESLYNIKDEVANCLKFSRVLSTGVDIFVNDSFSNSHKVLASTVGVTRFCYACLAGFHFEENLRLVKNLAETNKKPYVAIIGGGNLAEKAASFRFLASRCQGFVFVGMMSFQIMHALGVQVPVDFVDHKALKEALDILKLARDNNVKILYPKDFWCRNKNDPKQSHVFPSLGILDGWVPIDLGPITLDEIGSFLTDCKKILWIGPVKLADGSEHANGGSKLAKILDQLSKENCETTVVGTTACNLVTQETSPLSSINMVENASVVWEFLKGRKLPGVMAVDRAYPFEIKWNSVYSDPTQSLVVDIGSGNGLFLFEMARRRKDLNFLGLEMNEKLVLRCLDSTQQFGIKNGHFIATNATSTFRSIVSSYPGELVLVSIQCPNPDFNKPEHRWRMLQRSLIEAVVDLLASGGKVFLQSDVEEVAMRMKEQFSRYSKNKLVMEHGQSEWLDENPFGVKSDWEKHVLERGAPMYRMLFSKSSEIRSEVSVSNDVIQKVG